A stretch of the Thalassotalea euphylliae genome encodes the following:
- a CDS encoding MAPEG family protein has protein sequence MTNHLLYLPLAVMIGLTILVWVYMYARRLTFLIGNQIDADRLKAPENVSQIIPAETNAASNNLKNLFEMPVLFYAVALVAIQSQDQSTLTYISAWIFVLLRVPHSMIHCLNGPVMARFICYALSSIALIVMAINVFWQVLS, from the coding sequence ATGACCAATCACCTGCTCTATTTACCGCTGGCCGTGATGATCGGACTCACCATTTTAGTATGGGTTTATATGTATGCTCGCCGATTAACTTTTTTAATCGGTAACCAAATTGATGCCGACCGCTTAAAAGCGCCGGAAAATGTCAGCCAAATTATTCCAGCTGAAACCAATGCAGCATCAAATAATTTGAAAAACCTATTTGAAATGCCTGTACTCTTCTATGCAGTTGCGCTGGTTGCGATTCAATCACAAGATCAAAGCACATTAACTTATATTAGTGCTTGGATTTTTGTGCTGCTGCGCGTCCCCCACTCCATGATTCATTGCTTAAATGGTCCGGTAATGGCGCGCTTTATTTGCTATGCATTATCCAGCATCGCGTTGATCGTGATGGCAATCAATGTGTTTTGGCAGGTGTTAAGTTAG
- the mdh gene encoding malate dehydrogenase, which yields MKVAVLGAAGGIGQALSLLLKTQLPAGSDLALYDVAPVVPGVAVDLSHIPTAVNVKGYGADDLAPALAGADIVIIPAGMPRKPGMDRADLFNVNAGIVKTLAEGIVANCPKALVGVITNPVNGTVPIVAEVFKKAGTYEAGRVFGVTTLDVIRSEAFIAELKGVDVATVKVPVIGGHSGTTILPLLSQVEGVEFTEEEVASLTPRIQNAGTEVVNAKAGGGSATLSMGAAAARFTMSLIKGLQGEEVVDYAYVAVEDGDAEYFAHPVRLGKNGVEEILPYGELSAFEQKAKADMLETLNKDIKEGIDFING from the coding sequence ATGAAAGTTGCTGTATTAGGCGCAGCTGGTGGTATCGGCCAAGCGTTATCTTTACTATTAAAAACTCAATTACCTGCAGGTTCTGACTTAGCATTATACGATGTTGCACCTGTTGTTCCTGGTGTTGCTGTTGATTTAAGCCACATCCCTACTGCGGTAAATGTTAAAGGTTACGGTGCTGACGACTTAGCACCTGCATTAGCCGGCGCAGACATTGTAATCATCCCAGCGGGTATGCCTCGTAAGCCAGGTATGGATCGTGCTGACTTGTTCAATGTTAATGCTGGCATCGTAAAAACGCTTGCTGAAGGCATCGTGGCTAACTGTCCTAAAGCACTAGTAGGTGTTATCACTAACCCTGTTAACGGCACTGTGCCAATTGTTGCTGAAGTATTCAAAAAAGCAGGCACTTACGAAGCTGGCCGTGTATTCGGTGTAACAACGCTTGACGTTATCCGCTCTGAAGCTTTCATTGCTGAGCTTAAAGGTGTTGATGTTGCAACGGTTAAAGTACCAGTTATTGGTGGTCACTCAGGTACAACAATTCTGCCACTACTTTCTCAAGTAGAAGGTGTTGAATTTACTGAAGAAGAAGTAGCAAGCCTAACTCCTCGCATTCAAAACGCAGGTACTGAAGTTGTTAACGCTAAAGCTGGCGGTGGTTCTGCAACTCTTTCTATGGGCGCTGCGGCGGCACGTTTCACTATGTCATTAATCAAAGGCTTACAAGGTGAAGAAGTTGTTGATTACGCTTACGTTGCCGTTGAAGATGGCGACGCAGAATACTTCGCACACCCAGTACGTTTAGGTAAAAACGGTGTTGAAGAAATTCTTCCATACGGTGAATTAAGTGCATTCGAGCAAAAAGCGAAAGCAGATATGCTTGAAACCTTAAACAAAGACATCAAAGAAGGTATCGACTTTATCAACGGCTAA
- a CDS encoding response regulator, which produces MTIKLLLVDDQTLVRQGIKSLLALSEKVTVSAEASDGTQVLAQVAAHKPDVILLDISMPKMDGIETLVQLSQAGIATPVIILTTFDDSELVLKGMRAGAKGYLLKDVSLESLISAIEAVHNGQTMVQPAVTERLLKGMTKVNGVSDDFTAPAPLEPLTPKEIEVLRLMASGYSNKEISGALFKSEGTIKNHVSSILTKLGVRDRTRAVLLAIEHSILC; this is translated from the coding sequence GTGACTATAAAACTACTACTCGTAGACGACCAAACCTTAGTTAGGCAGGGAATTAAAAGCTTACTTGCGCTATCAGAAAAAGTTACCGTGAGCGCTGAAGCTAGCGATGGCACACAAGTATTAGCACAAGTAGCAGCACATAAACCTGATGTAATTTTACTCGATATCTCTATGCCGAAAATGGACGGTATTGAAACTTTAGTGCAGTTATCGCAAGCGGGAATTGCTACGCCCGTTATTATTCTGACTACTTTCGACGATTCAGAGCTGGTTCTCAAAGGGATGCGAGCGGGTGCAAAAGGCTACTTACTGAAAGACGTATCACTGGAGTCACTTATTAGTGCTATTGAAGCGGTTCATAATGGGCAAACTATGGTGCAGCCCGCAGTTACAGAACGGCTGTTAAAAGGCATGACCAAAGTTAACGGTGTTAGTGATGATTTTACTGCTCCTGCTCCATTAGAGCCGCTGACTCCAAAAGAGATAGAAGTACTGAGACTGATGGCGAGCGGCTATTCCAACAAAGAAATATCAGGTGCCTTGTTTAAATCTGAAGGTACCATTAAAAATCATGTCTCCAGCATTTTAACCAAGCTCGGTGTAAGAGATCGCACTCGAGCAGTATTATTAGCGATAGAGCACAGCATATTATGTTAA
- a CDS encoding sensor histidine kinase encodes MYKAITKISQHCERLDVLAVVTWGLVLAISLYALPSQTANVQANTLGIAICFAAYIVCFFGATKLNKASLFGHAHQVFFGLQLASAFAIMLMLPLDFIPILTIIWAGMLINFCRFETALLIIIALVVVWFSFYGWRWQKDHFVLTGSLYGTFHIFSLLMSQQTQKAKQASEQANELNRQLLATQQLLTQSTKQHERTRIARELHDLLGHHLTALTINLQVSSHLCERDGNSAAKEKVDESYALAKLLLSDVREAVSTIKANQAIDVQAAIEALVAGVPALKVHQSIQTDIQLDSFELANTLVRISQEAITNTLRHSGASEFWLSITQQQDEIQLKIYDNGSAPKTLIAGNGLSGITERAELLGGTVNFNRENGGLTIAVNLPNHMRQSI; translated from the coding sequence ATGTACAAAGCCATCACTAAAATTAGCCAACACTGTGAGCGACTTGATGTTTTAGCTGTTGTGACTTGGGGGTTAGTACTTGCCATTTCACTCTACGCCTTACCTTCACAAACCGCCAACGTGCAAGCAAATACATTGGGGATTGCCATTTGTTTCGCCGCTTATATTGTCTGTTTTTTTGGTGCGACCAAACTTAATAAAGCGTCACTCTTTGGCCATGCCCATCAAGTATTTTTTGGATTACAACTAGCGAGTGCATTTGCCATTATGTTAATGCTGCCACTCGACTTTATTCCAATTCTTACCATTATTTGGGCTGGCATGCTGATTAATTTCTGCCGATTTGAAACGGCGTTACTCATTATTATTGCGCTAGTCGTCGTGTGGTTTAGCTTCTATGGTTGGCGTTGGCAAAAAGACCATTTTGTATTGACGGGCTCTCTCTATGGCACGTTTCATATTTTTAGCTTGCTGATGAGCCAACAAACACAAAAAGCCAAACAAGCGAGCGAACAAGCAAATGAACTTAACCGCCAGCTACTCGCCACTCAGCAATTGTTAACACAATCGACAAAGCAACATGAACGCACACGCATTGCTCGTGAACTTCACGACTTACTTGGTCATCATCTCACTGCGCTAACCATAAACCTGCAAGTGTCATCTCATTTATGTGAGCGTGATGGCAACTCAGCCGCGAAAGAAAAAGTTGATGAAAGCTATGCACTTGCCAAACTCTTGTTAAGCGATGTACGCGAGGCGGTCAGCACAATTAAGGCGAATCAAGCTATTGACGTGCAGGCAGCAATTGAGGCGCTTGTCGCTGGCGTACCTGCACTCAAGGTACACCAGTCGATTCAAACAGATATCCAACTTGATTCGTTTGAACTGGCAAATACCTTAGTTCGCATCAGCCAAGAGGCGATTACCAATACGCTGCGTCATAGCGGTGCTAGTGAATTTTGGCTCTCCATTACCCAGCAACAAGACGAAATTCAGCTAAAAATTTATGACAATGGTTCTGCGCCAAAGACGCTAATCGCGGGTAATGGACTGTCAGGTATTACAGAGCGTGCAGAGCTTCTTGGCGGCACGGTAAACTTTAATCGTGAAAATGGTGGGTTAACGATTGCCGTTAATTTGCCAAATCACATGCGTCAATCAATTTAG
- a CDS encoding TonB-dependent receptor: MQTRKALVALAVAATFSNSALAQNVSGQIIDAAGKPVANAEVHVENSKARTFTNDQGQFVLEGVNKGEVELHVRADNFNHYHREIQVTDQNLTGLSISLSPTVMEIIDIQATPLHSSSIESALPISVLAGDDLRMKQASTLGETLKNEVGVHSSYYGPVASSPIIRGFDGPRVLITQNGLDVGDASRVGADHIVATETATATQIEVLRGPATLFYGSGAVGGVVNVVDERVPTSTDTKLDYLLQHGTVADEDEASFSLNTGSGDFALHLDGFWRDSNDYDIPGFAENEAAHDDEHEEEHEDEHEGEEHGEEEVEGTLANSAAESSGFTIGASYLLDNGFIGFSYGRLDREYGIPGHGHGHGEEEEHEGEEHEEEEEESVFGDLEQDRFQILSDLYFKDQFISRVASKLAYTDYQHQEIEGGEIGTTFKNDSLEARADVYHKEINGWNGAFTLHYKDSDFEALGEEAFTPPSETTTLAFAWLEEKHYGDLLVQLGARIEHVELTPSGEAIEHHDDEHEEEEEHEEEHGMLEEQSFTPVSASVGLVWDYQPGYNLGFSVSYSERAPSAQELFSNGPHIGTNTFEVGALYDVVEHDDHVDIELGDQDVDIEKSFNIDLTWRKFEGDFGFIVSAFYNQIDDYYYQQDTGFFMEDGHEHGEEEHEEEGHEEEHHDEADEHHDEEEGLPVFVYRQDDVDLYGVEAEFIYQVSAPLKVSVFTDYIRAELSDGGDLPRIPPMRIGSQFNYQTNSFAAELAVTHYFKQDDVAEFETETDSYTMVDANFNYYLDGFGADTALFIKGNNLTDEEARVHSSFLKDDAPLPGRNITVGIRGSF, encoded by the coding sequence ATGCAAACAAGAAAAGCGTTGGTCGCGTTAGCGGTCGCTGCTACTTTTTCTAACAGCGCATTGGCGCAAAACGTAAGTGGTCAAATTATTGATGCAGCAGGCAAGCCTGTTGCCAATGCCGAAGTTCACGTCGAAAATTCAAAGGCGCGTACGTTCACTAATGACCAAGGCCAATTTGTGCTTGAAGGTGTCAACAAAGGTGAAGTTGAACTTCACGTGCGTGCTGATAACTTCAATCACTACCACCGCGAAATTCAAGTAACCGATCAAAACCTAACAGGTTTGTCGATTTCACTATCACCAACAGTAATGGAAATTATCGACATCCAAGCAACGCCATTGCACTCATCATCAATTGAGTCTGCATTACCTATTAGCGTGCTGGCGGGTGATGATTTACGTATGAAGCAAGCGTCAACGCTTGGTGAAACGCTTAAAAATGAAGTGGGTGTGCATTCAAGCTACTACGGCCCTGTGGCAAGTAGTCCAATTATTCGTGGTTTTGATGGCCCGCGTGTATTGATTACCCAAAATGGTTTAGATGTTGGTGATGCATCACGCGTTGGTGCAGACCATATTGTCGCCACTGAAACCGCAACAGCAACCCAAATTGAAGTATTGCGCGGCCCTGCAACCTTATTCTACGGCAGCGGTGCTGTTGGTGGTGTGGTCAATGTGGTGGACGAGCGCGTACCAACCAGCACTGACACAAAATTAGATTACTTACTGCAACACGGTACGGTTGCCGATGAAGATGAAGCGTCATTTAGCTTAAACACTGGCAGTGGTGATTTTGCCCTGCACTTAGATGGTTTCTGGCGTGATTCAAACGATTACGATATCCCAGGCTTTGCGGAAAATGAAGCGGCGCACGACGACGAGCATGAAGAAGAGCACGAAGACGAGCATGAAGGTGAAGAGCACGGTGAAGAAGAAGTAGAAGGCACATTAGCCAATAGCGCTGCTGAGTCATCAGGCTTTACCATTGGTGCTAGCTACTTATTAGACAATGGCTTTATTGGTTTCTCTTATGGCCGTTTAGATCGTGAATACGGAATTCCGGGTCATGGCCACGGCCATGGTGAAGAAGAAGAGCACGAAGGTGAAGAGCATGAGGAAGAAGAGGAAGAAAGCGTATTTGGTGATTTAGAGCAAGATCGCTTTCAAATTTTAAGTGACCTTTACTTTAAAGACCAATTTATCTCACGCGTTGCGTCAAAACTTGCGTATACAGATTACCAGCACCAAGAAATTGAAGGTGGTGAAATTGGTACTACGTTTAAAAACGACAGTTTAGAAGCGCGTGCCGATGTTTATCACAAAGAAATTAATGGTTGGAACGGTGCATTTACCTTGCATTACAAAGACAGTGATTTTGAAGCTTTAGGTGAAGAAGCTTTTACCCCGCCGTCTGAAACAACGACCTTAGCCTTCGCTTGGTTAGAAGAAAAGCACTATGGCGATTTGTTAGTGCAATTAGGTGCCCGTATTGAACACGTCGAGTTAACACCAAGTGGCGAAGCAATAGAACATCATGACGATGAGCATGAAGAGGAAGAAGAGCACGAAGAAGAACACGGCATGCTGGAAGAGCAATCGTTCACACCGGTTAGTGCTTCTGTTGGTTTAGTTTGGGATTATCAGCCGGGCTATAACTTAGGTTTCTCAGTGTCTTACTCAGAGCGTGCGCCGTCAGCACAAGAATTATTCTCAAATGGCCCGCATATTGGTACGAATACCTTTGAGGTTGGTGCGCTTTATGATGTGGTAGAACATGACGATCATGTTGACATTGAGCTAGGTGATCAGGATGTTGACATCGAAAAGTCATTCAATATTGATTTAACCTGGCGTAAGTTTGAAGGTGACTTCGGTTTTATTGTTAGTGCCTTCTATAACCAAATCGATGACTATTACTACCAGCAAGACACAGGCTTCTTTATGGAAGACGGTCACGAGCATGGTGAAGAAGAACACGAAGAAGAAGGTCATGAAGAAGAGCATCACGATGAAGCTGATGAGCATCATGATGAAGAAGAAGGCTTACCAGTCTTTGTTTACCGTCAAGACGATGTTGACTTATACGGTGTTGAAGCGGAATTTATCTACCAAGTGAGTGCACCACTGAAAGTGTCGGTATTTACCGATTACATCCGTGCTGAGCTTTCTGACGGTGGTGACTTACCACGTATTCCACCAATGCGTATTGGCTCTCAGTTCAACTACCAAACTAATAGCTTTGCAGCTGAATTAGCCGTAACTCATTACTTTAAGCAAGATGATGTTGCTGAATTTGAAACGGAAACAGACAGCTACACTATGGTAGATGCTAACTTCAACTACTACCTAGATGGCTTTGGCGCTGATACGGCGTTGTTTATCAAAGGTAATAATTTAACGGATGAGGAAGCACGTGTTCATTCATCATTCTTAAAAGATGATGCACCACTACCAGGTCGTAACATTACCGTCGGTATTCGCGGTAGCTTCTAA
- a CDS encoding type II secretion system protein: MYANSPNFQSPNSLLPGTKLHNSNVTKAAGFTLIELVVVIVILGILSAVAVPRFINLSSDANEAALEALAGSLESTANLYNSKALVESRTDNGFEFEGIFFDQGYPIGISFNDSDNVPEILEAMNLSDDFVFNTIFNDSNADNQVARGLYLTNKAPNNSPTAAEIIATNCYVSYKSAVVNAVPPEVITVTTGC; this comes from the coding sequence ATGTATGCCAATTCACCAAATTTCCAATCACCTAACTCTCTACTACCCGGTACTAAGCTGCACAATTCGAATGTAACAAAGGCAGCAGGCTTTACCCTGATCGAACTTGTTGTCGTAATTGTCATCTTAGGTATTTTATCAGCTGTGGCTGTGCCACGTTTTATCAACCTATCTTCTGATGCTAACGAAGCAGCACTTGAAGCATTAGCTGGTAGTTTGGAATCAACCGCCAACCTTTATAACAGTAAGGCTTTAGTTGAAAGCCGCACTGATAATGGTTTTGAATTTGAAGGTATTTTCTTCGATCAAGGATACCCAATTGGCATATCTTTCAACGACAGCGATAATGTGCCAGAAATTCTTGAAGCGATGAATCTTAGTGATGACTTTGTTTTCAATACGATTTTCAACGACAGCAATGCTGATAATCAAGTTGCCCGCGGCCTGTATTTAACGAATAAAGCGCCAAATAACTCGCCAACTGCTGCAGAAATTATCGCAACTAACTGTTATGTAAGCTACAAGAGTGCTGTTGTAAATGCAGTACCGCCGGAAGTTATTACCGTAACTACTGGTTGCTAG
- a CDS encoding methyl-accepting chemotaxis protein: MKKQFNFKTRIVMVAISLLAISMIILATSAYYQLSGLVKANVDEFATLQMSSNGAKVQNYMSSIKQGVEQSAELFAGATDKAQIQGYLNSLGRSISAADIIVGYEDGMGLSHKHGEFNAGNADPRSRTWYQQAKRQASTTVTKIYNDKSSNQLMVTLATPLYQSGQFKGVLAADIAIKALDPFIERATFPGSIAALYDDTGLTISSTGEVDVPGESRLSDFEPLVELEQIMLSKQQNMHEFELLGIDKIAYFETVTITQDTTWFMLVAIDKSVMYSALGDSLVSSSLTTFVLIVLSTIAIYILLSYAYRPVEALKKTVNELSNGNGDLTKRLKVEREDDLGEISRDINTFIENLQTMMRDIAESSQYIASSVDDLQALRQSNNEVLEAHRLETSQVATALNEMSASSTDVANNTENAVNVTTSTNEQALHSKQVVSGATQNVSDLVEKVEESSSQINQMGQEIDNISAVLKVIGDIAEQTNLLALNAAIEAARAGEQGRGFAVVADEVRALASRTQDSTTEIHNTINRLNASSQSVINGIESTKASCVEASEQTHLVVENLDQIVNSVGGINDLNIQIAAAAKQQSSVSEEINRNMVTISDMVEQVAASSDEVNGATTVLASANSNLTKVVSQFKL; the protein is encoded by the coding sequence TTGAAAAAGCAGTTTAATTTCAAAACCCGCATTGTCATGGTTGCGATTAGCTTATTAGCCATTTCCATGATCATCTTAGCCACTTCCGCGTACTATCAACTGTCTGGATTAGTGAAGGCAAATGTTGATGAATTTGCCACGCTACAAATGTCGAGCAATGGCGCGAAAGTTCAAAATTACATGTCGAGCATCAAGCAAGGCGTTGAGCAATCTGCTGAACTATTTGCAGGCGCTACCGACAAAGCACAAATTCAAGGCTACTTAAACAGCCTTGGTCGTTCTATTTCTGCTGCCGATATCATTGTTGGCTATGAAGACGGCATGGGTCTTAGCCACAAGCACGGTGAGTTCAATGCTGGTAATGCAGACCCGCGCTCGCGCACTTGGTATCAGCAAGCTAAGCGACAAGCGTCGACAACGGTAACCAAAATTTACAACGACAAGTCTTCTAACCAGTTAATGGTGACCTTAGCTACACCGCTATATCAAAGTGGCCAATTTAAGGGGGTACTAGCTGCTGATATCGCGATAAAGGCATTAGATCCATTTATTGAGCGTGCTACCTTCCCTGGCTCAATCGCGGCGCTATACGATGATACCGGCTTGACAATTTCGTCCACTGGTGAGGTTGATGTGCCGGGTGAATCGCGATTGTCAGACTTTGAGCCGCTAGTTGAACTCGAACAAATCATGTTGTCAAAGCAGCAAAACATGCATGAGTTCGAGTTATTAGGTATTGATAAAATCGCTTACTTTGAGACGGTAACCATTACCCAAGACACTACTTGGTTTATGTTGGTCGCAATCGATAAATCAGTTATGTATAGCGCGTTGGGTGACTCTTTAGTTTCATCAAGCCTGACTACCTTTGTGTTAATTGTATTATCGACTATCGCGATATACATATTGCTTTCTTACGCCTATCGCCCAGTTGAAGCGCTGAAGAAAACGGTTAATGAGCTTTCAAATGGTAACGGTGATTTAACCAAGCGTTTGAAAGTAGAACGTGAAGATGACTTGGGTGAAATCTCAAGAGACATCAATACGTTTATCGAAAACTTACAAACAATGATGCGTGATATCGCTGAATCTAGTCAGTACATTGCTAGCAGTGTGGATGACTTACAGGCGTTGCGTCAAAGTAACAATGAAGTGTTAGAAGCGCATCGCCTTGAGACTAGCCAAGTGGCAACTGCACTGAATGAAATGAGTGCAAGTTCAACCGACGTTGCCAATAACACTGAAAACGCAGTGAATGTGACCACGAGCACTAACGAGCAAGCGTTACACTCTAAGCAAGTGGTTTCAGGTGCGACCCAAAATGTTAGCGATTTGGTCGAGAAAGTTGAAGAGTCTTCAAGCCAAATTAATCAAATGGGACAAGAAATTGATAATATTTCGGCTGTCTTGAAAGTGATTGGTGATATAGCGGAGCAAACCAACTTACTTGCCTTAAATGCGGCGATTGAAGCAGCACGTGCTGGCGAACAAGGCCGAGGTTTCGCGGTAGTTGCTGATGAAGTGCGAGCACTAGCGTCAAGAACACAAGACAGTACCACTGAAATTCACAATACAATTAACCGCTTAAATGCAAGTTCGCAAAGTGTTATCAATGGTATTGAGTCGACGAAAGCAAGCTGTGTTGAAGCTTCTGAACAAACTCACTTAGTGGTTGAGAACCTTGATCAGATCGTGAATTCAGTTGGCGGCATTAATGACTTAAATATTCAAATTGCTGCTGCGGCTAAGCAGCAGTCTTCGGTTTCTGAAGAGATTAATCGCAATATGGTGACCATTAGTGACATGGTTGAGCAGGTTGCGGCCAGCAGCGATGAAGTGAACGGCGCAACCACGGTATTAGCAAGTGCTAATAGCAACTTAACCAAAGTGGTGAGTCAATTTAAGCTGTAG
- a CDS encoding MaoC/PaaZ C-terminal domain-containing protein, which produces MKQIFLEDFVVGQVFTTKQHQVTAEQIIEFAQQFDPQPFHTNKEQAQSSFLRG; this is translated from the coding sequence ATGAAGCAAATATTTCTTGAAGATTTTGTCGTTGGTCAAGTGTTCACAACAAAACAACATCAAGTCACTGCTGAGCAAATTATCGAATTTGCTCAGCAATTTGATCCGCAGCCATTTCATACCAATAAAGAACAAGCTCAAAGTAGTTTTTTAAGGGGCTAG
- a CDS encoding autoinducer binding domain-containing protein — translation MEWDDIYQLIKCQREAELVNLFEQQLIKIGIKSFGYFQFNAQHPSELNVISTYPQQWVDEYIAKNYLQLDTTIPLSVVSNSPVPWSYAKQCSNGKAQFGFWQQVKAHKLNAGASIPLSNNKLQIAGLGCAIDNEAETKWLEQYGKQLEITSTVFHQQLCALKSCPDVAIQQLKLTHREIECGKWLSNGCTYNEVGKKLNISERTARFHLENLKLKLGAKNKEQVISKLVAHQIITP, via the coding sequence ATGGAATGGGACGATATTTATCAGCTGATAAAATGTCAGCGAGAAGCCGAACTCGTCAATTTGTTTGAGCAACAGCTCATTAAAATTGGCATTAAAAGCTTTGGTTACTTTCAGTTTAACGCACAACACCCCAGTGAATTAAATGTGATTAGTACCTACCCTCAACAATGGGTCGATGAATATATCGCCAAGAACTACCTACAACTAGACACTACCATTCCACTATCTGTTGTGAGCAATTCGCCTGTGCCCTGGTCATACGCGAAACAATGCAGTAACGGCAAAGCGCAATTTGGCTTTTGGCAGCAGGTCAAAGCTCACAAACTCAATGCTGGCGCTTCAATACCACTAAGTAATAATAAACTTCAAATAGCTGGTTTAGGTTGCGCCATAGACAATGAGGCAGAAACTAAATGGCTTGAACAGTATGGCAAGCAACTTGAGATCACCTCTACCGTATTTCATCAACAGCTTTGTGCCTTAAAAAGTTGCCCAGATGTTGCCATTCAGCAGCTAAAATTAACCCATCGAGAAATAGAGTGCGGTAAATGGTTAAGTAATGGCTGCACATATAACGAGGTCGGTAAAAAGCTCAATATTTCTGAACGAACAGCGAGATTTCATTTAGAGAATTTAAAGCTTAAGCTGGGGGCAAAAAATAAGGAGCAAGTAATATCTAAGCTCGTCGCACATCAGATCATCACTCCTTAA
- the argR gene encoding transcriptional regulator ArgR has protein sequence MTAQQKQEALVQAFKDLLKQEQFGSQGEIVDALKAQGFDNISQSKVSRMLSKFGAVRTRNARQEMVYCLPAELGVPTAKSPLKQLVLDIEHNNVMIIIRTSPGAAQLIARLLDSVSKSDGVLGTIAGDDTIFIAPTDVKLIPETIVKLEDLFQKNLG, from the coding sequence ATGACAGCACAACAAAAACAAGAAGCCCTAGTTCAAGCATTTAAAGACTTACTCAAGCAAGAGCAATTTGGCTCCCAAGGTGAAATAGTTGATGCCTTAAAAGCACAAGGCTTCGACAATATTAGCCAATCAAAAGTATCGCGCATGCTCAGTAAATTTGGCGCGGTACGCACCCGTAATGCCCGTCAGGAAATGGTGTATTGTTTACCCGCTGAGCTTGGTGTGCCAACCGCAAAAAGCCCGCTTAAGCAGCTAGTGTTAGATATTGAGCATAACAATGTGATGATCATTATTCGTACTAGCCCAGGTGCAGCGCAACTGATTGCCCGTTTGCTTGATAGCGTCAGTAAAAGTGACGGTGTACTAGGTACCATTGCTGGTGACGACACTATTTTTATTGCGCCAACCGATGTGAAATTGATTCCAGAAACAATTGTAAAATTGGAAGATTTATTTCAGAAAAATTTAGGTTGA